Below is a window of Phycisphaerae bacterium DNA.
TGGTCCAGACGTTGCGCTGTTCGGCATCGACGGTTGCGTCGCGCAGGGCCGATTGCTCAGCCGGATAGTCCGTCCGCTCCCGCTGATAGGCGAACGCCCGGACGGCTGGCGTATCGAACCGCTGAACCTCCACCCGGACCGAGGCGACGGTCTGGCCGGTTCCCGTCTGGTCCACGTGGATGGTGACCACCTTGCGATAGAGATTTTCGCCGGGCAGGATGCGGTCGCCGATCCGCTCCTGGCCTTCGCGGCCGCGGAACTCCTGCGGCACGGTGCGCAGGAACTGGGTAGTCCGATCGACCTCGGCAAGGTCGTAAGGCCCGCGGATGGCCCGCTCCGCCGCGGTAAACACCTCGTCGGGACCGGCGGTCTCAAAGACGGCCAGACTGCCTCGTTCCCGAGGCACGGGCGTCTGTTGTTCGGCGCAACCAGCGGTGATAAGCAGCAACAGAGCGAGCAGGGCGGCTGTGCGTGTCATCTTCGTGCCTCCAGAAACGTCCAGTGCTCCGGGCCGGCCAGCCGGGTCGCCTCCGTCGGCTGGGGCCGAAAACCACGCCCCTATTCTAGCAGCTTCAGTGCGTCCTGCAAATGATAGCAGCAGTGAATTTTGGCCTTGTTGCGTTTGCCGCCCGAGTCGTCGTCGAGCTTGAAGGCGCCAGCGGTGATGATCTGGCCGAAGCCGTGCCGCGAGGCCTCCGCGACCCGCTGGCCGCCCAGGTTTACCGGCCGGATCTCGCCCAAAAGCCCCAATTCGCCAAAGACCACCGTCTCATCGCTGAGGGTCTTTCCGGTATGCGCCCCAGCCACCGACAGGGCCAGGGCCAGATCGGCCGCCGGCTCGGTGACCCGCACACCGCCCACCACGTTGACGTACACGTCGTGGCTCCCAAGCCTCAACCCGGCATGGCGTTCCAGCACGGCCAGGATCATCGAGAGCCGGTTCGAGTCGACCCCGGTGCCCTTGCGCTTGACCACGCCCGGTATGCTCGATGAGGTGAGGGCCTGGACCTCGACCAGCAGAATGCGGCTGCCCTCGCTGGCGGCCAGCGTGACCCGGCCGGGGCGCAGCGGGTATTCCCGGTGCAGGAACAATCCCACCGGATCGGCCACTTCCTTCAGCCCGCCTTCGGTCATCTCGAAGATGCCCAACTCATTCGTCGAGCCAAACCGGTTCTTGGCCGCCCGGACCACGCGATAGGCATGATGGCGGTCACCCTCGAAGTACAGCACCACGTCCACGATGTGTTCGAGGATCTTCGGTCCGGCGATCATGCCGCGTTTGGTCACGTGGCCGACCAGCAGCACCGATACGCCCGTGGATTTGGCCAGCCACGTCAGTTCCGTCGCGCACTGGCGCATCTGGTTGACCGAACCCGGCGCCGACGAGAGCCCCGGTTTGTAGATGAGCTGGACCGAGTCGATCATCACCACCGCGGGTTTCTGGTCGCGGATGTGGTTGAGGATGATCTCCAGGTTGGTCTGGGCGTCGATCCAGATGCCGGCACGATCGAGGCCAAGCCGTTCGGCCCGCATCGCCACCTGGGCCACCGACTCCTCGCTGGTCACGTAGATGACTTTCTGTCCGCTTCGCCCGAGCATGCCCGCCAGATGCAGCATGAGGGTGGACTTGCCGATGCCCGGCGCGCCGCCCAACAGCACGGTCTGGCCGGGCACCAGGCCGCCGCCGAGCACGCGGTCCAGTTCGCCGAACCCGCTGACGATCCGGGCCGTCCGGCTTGGCCCGGCCTCCACCGCCTCAGCCAGTCGGATCGGACCGGTCGGCTCGAGCGGCATGGTAGGGCGGTGCAGGTCCGTCGAGTAGGTGCTGACCTGCTCGGTCAGGCTGTCCCACTCGCCGCACTCGGGACAGCGGCCCACCCATTTGGGCTGACGTGCGCCACAGTTGTTGCAGACGAAAAACGATGTCTTTTTCGCCACGATCTTGCCTTTCCCGTCGAAGGGTCCCCAAATCCCAGTCGCGCCGCCGGCCGGCGTCAGCGGCCTTCGGCGTCGTGCCGGCAGTCGTCGCCGACTCCCGCCTCGTGATTGGCCCAGCGGGCGGCGGCAAACAGCCAGTCGCTCAGGCGGTTCATGTAGGCCTGAATCTCGGGATGCACCGGAGGGTCCACCTGCGCCGCCAGGGCGGCCAGACGCCGCTCGGCCCGACGGCAGATCGTCCGCGCCAGGTGCAGGCGGCAGGCCAGCTCGCAGCCGCCGGGCAGCACAAAACCGCTCACCGGCGGCAGAGCGTCCCACATCCGCTGGATGTCGGCCTCCAGGCTCGCCGTGTCCAACTCCGACGACTCGAACGGCCTCCAACCGCCCAGAACCGCGCCCACGGCAAAGATGTCCCGCTGAAGCTGCAGGAGCCTGGCCGACAGATCCTTCTGCCCCGCGCAGGCGGCGCGAGACCATCCGACGGCGCTGTTGAGCTCGTCAAGCGCACCGACGGTCCGGAACCACGGATCGTCCTTGCCCGTCCACTGCCCGCCCGGACGCTCGGCGCGTCCGGCGTCGCCTTGTGAGGGATACTCCTTCACGCCTGCCATCCGATCAGTTTGAGAAACTCCAGAGCCATCAGGGCGTGCCCGGGCGGCGTCGGGTGGACGCCATCGGGCATCCAGAAGTCCAGCCATCGCTGTTGTGTCGCTTCGGCAAAGAGCTTCTGGGTGCGGATCACGCCGACCAGACGATTCTGAAACTCCCGACCCAACTCGTGGACGACCTGAATATACCCGTCGATCACCTCCGCCACCCTCGGATCGTAAGTCTGACGCGAGACGAAGTAGAACGGCTCCCAAAGGATCAGCCGCCCGGCTGTCTTGCTCACCACCTGATCGAGAAGCTCGCGATAGACCCGCCGGTAATTCTCGGGCGAATATTCCTGATTGCCGGCGACGAAAGCGTGGGCGTCATTGACCCCGACCAGGATCGAGACCCAGTCGCAGTCCAAATCCAGGCAGTCATCCTGCCAACGGCTGCGGAGGCTCTGCACGTTGTCGCCGCCGATCCCGCGATTGTACCAGGTCAACTCCAGTTCCGCGCAGCGGGCGTCGATCAGGTTGGCGGTCATCGCCGCGTAGCCCGTTCCCATTGGCGTCTCGGGGTTCCGCCGTCCGGTGTCCGTGATGCTGTCGCCGATAAAGAGCACTTTCTGCCTGGCTGAAAAGAGCATCTGCCGTCTCCTTGAAGCTTGTCTGGATAACGAGCAGGCATTATACCGGCCGGCCTGTCCGCCGCCCATTTTTTTCGGGCCTTGGCCGCCGCCGGCTCTATAATTGTGGCGCCATGGTGGCTGAGATGATCACATATCGCTGTCCGAACTGCGCCCGCGAGGTCAGGGTGGCCCGTAAGGAGGATCTGCCGACCCGGCCGTTCTGCTGCGAACGGTGCAAGATGGTGGACCTCTCCAAGTGGTTCAACGAGGAATACCGGATCTCGGACCCGCTGGGGATCGACGTGGACCAGGAGGATCGGCAGGGCGGCTAGTTGGCAACCGCCTTCTGAACCGCGTCGCTTTCCGCCGCCGCTCCGTTCGCGCCGTTCGACTGGTACTGGGGAACGATCCGCTTGAGCGCCGCGCGGATCTGGCCGCCGTCCATGCAGTTGGTCAGC
It encodes the following:
- the yacG gene encoding DNA gyrase inhibitor YacG, producing the protein MITYRCPNCAREVRVARKEDLPTRPFCCERCKMVDLSKWFNEEYRISDPLGIDVDQEDRQGG
- a CDS encoding GDSL family lipase; its protein translation is MLFSARQKVLFIGDSITDTGRRNPETPMGTGYAAMTANLIDARCAELELTWYNRGIGGDNVQSLRSRWQDDCLDLDCDWVSILVGVNDAHAFVAGNQEYSPENYRRVYRELLDQVVSKTAGRLILWEPFYFVSRQTYDPRVAEVIDGYIQVVHELGREFQNRLVGVIRTQKLFAEATQQRWLDFWMPDGVHPTPPGHALMALEFLKLIGWQA
- a CDS encoding cob(I)yrinic acid a,c-diamide adenosyltransferase, translated to MKEYPSQGDAGRAERPGGQWTGKDDPWFRTVGALDELNSAVGWSRAACAGQKDLSARLLQLQRDIFAVGAVLGGWRPFESSELDTASLEADIQRMWDALPPVSGFVLPGGCELACRLHLARTICRRAERRLAALAAQVDPPVHPEIQAYMNRLSDWLFAAARWANHEAGVGDDCRHDAEGR
- the radA gene encoding DNA repair protein RadA, encoding MAKKTSFFVCNNCGARQPKWVGRCPECGEWDSLTEQVSTYSTDLHRPTMPLEPTGPIRLAEAVEAGPSRTARIVSGFGELDRVLGGGLVPGQTVLLGGAPGIGKSTLMLHLAGMLGRSGQKVIYVTSEESVAQVAMRAERLGLDRAGIWIDAQTNLEIILNHIRDQKPAVVMIDSVQLIYKPGLSSAPGSVNQMRQCATELTWLAKSTGVSVLLVGHVTKRGMIAGPKILEHIVDVVLYFEGDRHHAYRVVRAAKNRFGSTNELGIFEMTEGGLKEVADPVGLFLHREYPLRPGRVTLAASEGSRILLVEVQALTSSSIPGVVKRKGTGVDSNRLSMILAVLERHAGLRLGSHDVYVNVVGGVRVTEPAADLALALSVAGAHTGKTLSDETVVFGELGLLGEIRPVNLGGQRVAEASRHGFGQIITAGAFKLDDDSGGKRNKAKIHCCYHLQDALKLLE